The region GGAGAGGGACCAGTTGAAGGtttgaggagaggaagaagagcccTCAAGAGCCCTCTCTTGGATTCTAGCTCCCCTCTATCAACTGTTCCCAGGCCTCTGTGGCTATTCAAAGGTCATCTATTTTAAGCTCTTCATCTATCCTTGAAAACCAGGAGTCTAGGAACTGTGAGGACAGAGGAAATGTCAGAGGACTGACTGGCATCCCAGCTTGTCTGCCTGGTTCCAAAGCCAGAATAAGGGTCTCTAGGACCTAGGCGGACATAGTATAGGGAGACAGTTCTTGAGAGAAACAGAGGCAGAAACAACTTTCCAAATACTGTTTACTTCACTAAAACAACCTGGAGAGAGGCAGGGAAAAGGTCACCAGTCCTAGGAGTGCACATTGACAACGGCGACATACAGGGCCAAAGTGCTGAGGGCCAGCAGCCCTGTTACCACTGCTCGGGCCAGCAGTGCTGTCCAGCTgcccagggagcagaggtggacGAAGGTCCTGTGGGGAAACATCACAATGAGGAAAGGAGACCAGAAAACCCACCCTCATTTGGACCCAGCCTCAAAGCCCCCTGAGCTCACTCCATGACAAAGGCCTTGTAGACACTAAGGAACATCAGCAGGAGGACAGCTGGCCGGAAGGTATGGTACAGGTCATAGCGTGTTATCATCCAGACTTGGGCAGAGGCAACGATGTAATGGACCTGACAGGAGGGAAGCAAGAAGTTGGGGCCAGGCCTTGGGGAGAGATATGGCCACTGAAAAAAGGTATATGTGGTACGGAGAGCAGGACTGCATACCAGACTGATGTTGGAGTCAATGCTCATCTGGATGTATTTCCAGTCAAACTCAATACCCCGGGCTCCAACCCAGAGGGGGATGCAGCTGAAGAAAGCAAAAGGAGGGATTTTCTGGTACCCAGACATCCTTGATACCCAGACTGaggccaccccctcccccagcatCCCTGTCCACCCAAGTGTCCTTTCTTAGGATAGTATGGGGTCCAGGCTGCTACACACACCGGGACATAATGAGCTCTGCGGTGGCCCAGCCCAGGGCAGCAACCATGATCTTGTACTCCCCCTTGCCGGCATTCCGGGACATGACAAGGTTTAGGCCTATTAGGTCTGCCACATCCACGCTGGCCTTCATGAACTCCTGTGGGTCAGGTTGAGGCGTTAGTAAGCATAGGGCCAAGTAGCCCTGCTTGTGCACTTCCTGTCCCACCCTCACCCTACTCACCCCAATGAAGTCATAGATGCCACCTTCCCAGGTGGGGAAGAAAGTGGCCAAGAACAGCATCTGagaacagaaagcagaaaggTCACCTCAaggtgagggggaaaaaaaaaacacttatgtGTTTTGTGGACAGTTAATGTTCCTGTGAAAAGCGGGACACTATAGATTCCAGGGGTCTTTCTGGGAGAGAGTGGCAAGATCACAGGGCTACGGGAGATAGAAGGTAGATGTCTGTGTCTGTGGGGGCTGGGAATTCACAGGGGGTATAAGGTCTAGAGGTGCTGGGGTGGCAACTCAGGAAGTGCTACCAGCCCCGTGTGACACGCGGCGGGGTTAGTTATCGCTCTTAACCATACCAAAAAACCTCTGTGCCAATCCTACAACCGAGGTTTTCTCAATTTTTACCGAAAAGTGCTAAGAAAAAGTTGCTTCAAGACCTCATCTCCGGTTCCACCCCTTCTGGGGTCCATACTCCAAGGGACCTATGCGGAGTCCTGAAAGCGATCCCACGTTGGGGGGACAGCGGCAGAGCTGTCCCTGGGTCTGGAGAGCGTGGGGGCCAGACACGTGGGGTCCGGGCGGCCCTCACCTTGCATAGCTGCACAAAGAGGTAGGTGACCCCGGCCTGGACGCATTTCCAGAAGGCGTTGTACTCAGACCTGGAGAAGCGGGCGGTGAGGGGTCGGCCTGGGCCCCGCGCCCTCTCCGCCCCGCGCCCGCCCCGCACTCACAGGCCGCTGCACTTGTACGTGATGAAGTAGGGGAAATAGGCGAGGGCGAAGCAATTCCCGAAGTGGAACAAGGTCATGTCGCCGGCCGCCCGGTCCCGCCTGCGCGGGAGTCGCCAGGCGACCTCTTTCGACGCGGGTCTCTCGCCTCCACCGGCGTTCTCGCCGGGGTAGGGGCCTGGCGCCCACCTGACTGGACTGGCCGCGGCCCGCGCGCGGCCTTCTGGGAGCGGTAGTCCGGACACAGGCGTCGCGCGCCGTGACGTCAGAGCGCCCGCGTCCGGATCTCGCTTCCCAGGGTTCCAGAGTGGAACGCTGTTGAAACACCTTATCGGCCACGCTGCGCGCCGTTCCCCGTTTCTCATAAGTGGAATGCGGCTCAGAGCCCAGCGGCAACCCTCGTCCGTGGGCGGACCTGAAACCCGGCCTAGAACCCGCCGTGACCCACGCAGAGAGAGGGGCGCAGCTATGAGcactttggtttttatttcaccGCTGACCGAGCAGCGCTAGGCCCTCAAGCCTCGCGCCGTCCTTCCTGGGGGGATTCCGACTTCCGAGCATGGCGCAGCAAAGGAAGGGCCTTCCTTTCATTGCTCTCGGCTGAACATGTAGCGGATCAGGTCCACCACCCGATGACTGTAGCCATATTCGTTGTCATACCtgcagaggaaaggaagaggcGGTCAAGGGAGTTGCCCTCGACCACCCGTCACCCTACCCCCCACTCCTTCCAGTACTCTGACCTCTTCCTCCTTACCAGGCAATGAGCTTCACGAAGTTGTCATTGAGGGATATGCCAGCGTTGGCGTCGAAGATGGACGAGTGGGAGTCTCCGATGAAATC is a window of Ictidomys tridecemlineatus isolate mIctTri1 chromosome 15, mIctTri1.hap1, whole genome shotgun sequence DNA encoding:
- the Tmem147 gene encoding BOS complex subunit TMEM147 isoform X1: MTLFHFGNCFALAYFPYFITYKCSGLSEYNAFWKCVQAGVTYLFVQLCKMLFLATFFPTWEGGIYDFIGEFMKASVDVADLIGLNLVMSRNAGKGEYKIMVAALGWATAELIMSRCIPLWVGARGIEFDWKYIQMSIDSNISLVHYIVASAQVWMITRYDLYHTFRPAVLLLMFLSVYKAFVMETFVHLCSLGSWTALLARAVVTGLLALSTLALYVAVVNVHS
- the Tmem147 gene encoding BOS complex subunit TMEM147 isoform X2, with the protein product MLFLATFFPTWEGGIYDFIGEFMKASVDVADLIGLNLVMSRNAGKGEYKIMVAALGWATAELIMSRCIPLWVGARGIEFDWKYIQMSIDSNISLVHYIVASAQVWMITRYDLYHTFRPAVLLLMFLSVYKAFVMETFVHLCSLGSWTALLARAVVTGLLALSTLALYVAVVNVHS